Proteins encoded within one genomic window of Felis catus isolate Fca126 chromosome C1, F.catus_Fca126_mat1.0, whole genome shotgun sequence:
- the THRAP3 gene encoding thyroid hormone receptor-associated protein 3, with product MSKTNKSKSGSRSSRSRSASRSRSRSFSKSRSRSRSVSRSRKRRLSSRSRSRSYSPAHNRERNHPRVYQNRDFRGHNRGYRRPYYFRGRNRGFYPWGQYNRGGYGNYRSNWQNYRQAYSPRRGRSRSRSPKRRSPSPRSRSHSRNSDKSSSDRSRRSSSSRSSSNHSRVESSKRKSAKEKKSSSKDSRPSQAAGDNQGDEAKEQTFSGGTSQDTKASDSSKPWPDATTYTAGSASRASAVSELSPRERSPALKSPLQSVVVRRRSPRPSPVPKPSPPLSSTSQMGSTLQSGSGYQAGTHQGPFDHGSGSLSPSKKSPVGKSPPATGSTYGSSQKEEAAAPGGAAYTKRYLEEQKTENGKDKEQKQTNTDKEKMKEKGSFSDTGLGDAKMKSDPFAPKTDAEKSFRGSQSPKRYKLRDDFEKKMADFHKEDMDGQDKDKAKGRKESEFDDEPKFMSKVIAGANKNQEEEKSGKWEGLVYAPPGKEKQRKTEELEEESFSERSKKEDRGGPKRTESGHRGFVPEKNFRVTAYKAVQEKSSSPPPRKTSESREKLGAKGDFSSGKSSFSITREAQVNVRMDSFDEDLARPSGLLAQERKLCRDLVHSNKKEQEFRSIFQHIQSAQSQRSPSELFAQHIVTIVHHVKEHHFGSSGMTLHERFTKYLKRGTEQEAAKNKKSPEIHRRIDISPSTFRKHGLAHDEMKSPREPGYKTEGKYKDDPVDLRLDIERRKKHKERDLKRGKSRESVDSRDSSHSRERSAEKTEKTHKGSKKQKKHRRARDRSRSSSSSSQSSHSYKAEEYTEETEEREESTTGFDKSRLGTKDFVGPSERGGRARGTFQFRARGRGWGRGNYSGNNNNNSNNDFQKRTREEEWDPEYTPKSKKYYLHDDREGEGSDKWVSRGRGRGAFPRGRGRFMFRKSSTSPKWAHDKFSGEEGEIEDDESGTENREEKDNLQPTTE from the exons TTCTAGGTCTCGTTCCAGATCATATTCTCCAGCTCataacagagagagaaatcacccAAGAGTATATCAGAACCGGGATTTCCGAGGTCACAACAGAGGCTATAGAAGGCCCTATTATTTCCGTGGGCGCAACAGAGGCTTTTATCCGTGGGGCCAGTATAACCGAGGAGGCTATGGAAACTACCGCTCAAATTGGCAGAATTACCGGCAAGCATACAGTCCTCGTCGGGGCCGTTCCCGATCCCGGTCCCCAAAGAGAAGGTCCCCTTCACCGAGGTCCAGGAGCCATTCTAGAAACTCCGATAAGTCTTCCTCTGACAGGTCGAGGCGCTCCTCATCGTCTCGTTCTTCCTCCAACCACAGCCGAGTTGAATCTTCTAAGCGCAAGTCTGCAAAGGAGAAAAAGTCCTCTTCCAAGGATAGCCGGCCGTCTCAGGCTGCTGGGGATAACCAAGGAGATGAGGCCAAGGAGCAGACGTTCTCTGGAGGCACCTCTCAAGACACAAAAGCATCTGACAGCTCGAAACCGTGGCCAGATGCCACCACATACACTGCTGGTTCTGCGTCACGGGCCTCTGCAGTTTCTGAGTTGAGTCCCCGGGAGCGAAGCCCTGCTCTCAAAAGCCCGCTCCAGTCTGTGGTGGTGAGGCGGCGCTCACCCCGTCCTAGCCCTGTGCCAAAACCTAGCCCTCCACTTTCCAGCACGTCCCAGATGGGCTCAACTCTGCAGAGTGGTTCTGGGTACCAGGCCGGGACACACCAAGGTCCATTCGATCATGGCTCTGGGTCCTTGAGTCCATCCAAAAAGAGCCCCGTGGGTAAGAGTCCACCGGCCACTGGCTCCACGTATGGCTCGTCTCAAAAGGAGGAGGCTGCTGCTCCAGGAGGAGCAGCCTATACAAAGAG GTACCTAGAAGAGCAGAAGACCGAGAACGGAAAAGATaaggaacagaaacaaacaaacactgataaagagaaaatgaaagaaaaagggagcTTCTCTGACACAGGCTTGGGTGATGCGAAAATGAAATCTGATCCATTTGCTCCCAAAACTGATGCTGAAAAGTCTTTTCGGGGTAGCCAGTCTCCCAAAAGGTATAAGCTTCGAGATGACTTTGAGAAGAAGATGGCTGACTTCCATAAGGAGGACATGGATGGTCAAGATAAAGACAAAgcgaaaggaaggaaggaatcagaaTTTGATGACGAACCCAAATTTATGTCGAAAGTTATAGCAGGTGCAAACAAAAACCAGGAGGAGGAGAAGTCCGGCAAATGGGAGGGCCTGGTGTATGCGCctccaggaaaggaaaagcagaggaaaaccgaggagctggaggaggaatCTTTCTCCGAGAGATCCAAAAAGGAGGATCGGGGAGGGCCCAAGAGAACCGAAAGTGGGCACCGGGGGTTTGTGCCTGAAAAGAATTTCCGAGTGACCGCTTACAAAGCAGTCCAGGAGAAAAGCTCTTCACCTCCCCCGAGAAAGACCTCTGAGAGCCGAGAGAAGCTAGGAGCCAAAGGAGACTTTTCCTCAGGGAAGTCTTCCTTTTCTATTACTCGAGAGGCCCAGGTCAATGTCCGGATGGACTCTTTTGATGAGGACCTTGCCAG aCCCAGTGGCTTATTGGCTCAGGAACGCAAGCTCTGTCGGGATCTAGTCCatagcaacaaaaaggaacaggAATTTCGTTCCATTTTCCAGCACATACAGTCAGCTCAGTCTCAGCGGAGCCCCTCTGAACTGTTTGCCCAGCATATAGTGACCATTGTTCACCATGTTAAAG AGCATCACTTTGGGTCCTCAGGAATGACATTGCATGAGCGCTTTACTAAATACCTAAAGAGAGGAACTGAGCAGGAGGCggctaaaaacaagaaaagcccAGAGATACACAG gaGGATAGACATTTCTCCCAGTACATTCAGAAAACATGGTTTGGCTCATGACGAAATGAAAAGCCCACGGGAACCTGGCTACAAG ACTGAgggaaaatacaaagatgatCCTGTTGATCTCCGCCTTGATATTGAACGTCGTAAAAAACATAAGGAGAGAGATCTTAAACGAGGTAAATCAAGAGAATCAGTGGATTCCCGAGACTCAAGCCACTCGAGGGAAAGATCagctgagaaaacagagaaaactcaCAAAGGATCAAAGAAGCAGAA GAAGCACCGGAGAGCGCGAGACCGGTCCAGgtcatcctcctcttcctcccagtCATCCCACTCCTACAAAGCGGAAGAATACACTGAAGAGacggaggagagggaagagagcacCACAGGCTTTGACAAGTCCAGACTGGGGACCAAAGACTTCGTGGGTCCAAGTGAAAGAGGAGGCAGAGCTCGAGGGACCTTT CAATTTCGAGCcagagggagaggctggggcagAGGCAACTACTCtggtaacaacaacaataacagcaacaacgaTTTTCAAAAGAGAACCCGGGAGGAGGAGTGGGACCCTGAGTACACACCCAAAAGCAAGAAGTATTACTTG cATGATGACCGTGAAGGCGAAGGCAGTGACAAGTGGGTGAGCCGGGGTCGGGGCCGAGGAGCCTTCCCCCGGGGTCGAGGCCGGTTCATGTTCCGGAAATCCAGCACCAGCCCCAAATGGGCCCATGACAAGTtcagtggggaggaaggggagattGAAGACGACGAGAGTGGGACAGAGAACCGAGAAGAGAAGGACAATTTACAGCCCACAACTGAGTAG
- the SH3D21 gene encoding SH3 domain-containing protein 21 isoform X3 yields MEVLVLAGYRAQKEDELNLAPGDVVRQVCEGSARGWLRGELRGRCGLFPERSVQEIPEALRGAGEAPSPRCARRRGRPAKSRGPQRWCKVNFNYSPEQADELKLQAGEIVEVIKEIEDGWWLGKKNGQLGAFPSNFVELLDSGPPSLGNPDMPSGSPSPQRPPKLSSLTYDSPPDYLQTVSRPEIYRVLFDYQPEAPDELALRRGDEVKVLRKTTEDKGWWEGESQGRRGVFPDNFVLPPPPVSMEPDTQIKKLIPRKVASRESAPLKEPKRMMPKAALPTVKKLVTAPTGPSKPKPSWIPSGDSQKRPSRDSGSSGSFLRRGPGHPGRKGPKTQTSWQRSATSQEEEQSSLAKAPPVNKTPTLDKTPSPEKTLSPDKAPTPEETLTPDKVPISEETRILEFKGPAPENPTPEESLTLDKAPSPHSVTSGDEAPAPDVPPEDEAPGPKMALPGDETPTLEKVLTPEQVLSAEASTRDNTQLHHFSPEQALLKFKSLVANEAQSQEVHMPEETDLCMRTYPVNQKDSSPFQSESKPGSVPAQEVPGQHEATQKEEAPPKEQESPKEIAPVQKNPHPIKSTPDPQETPSLLSPVPQNLTDSKSDRGDIMRLQDEVESLKRSLERMWVQLERKLTDIWEELKSEKEKRLLLEMKQGTQESRTRGSIHVQTQTH; encoded by the exons ATGG AGGTGCTGGTCCTGGCCGGATACCGCGCGCAGAAGGAGGACGAACTGAATCTGGCCCCCGGGGACGTGGTCCGGCAGGTGTGCGAGGGGTCCGCACGGGGCTGGCTGCGCGGAGAGCTACGGGGTCGTTGTGGCCTCTTCCCCGAGAGGTCGGTGCAG GAGATCCCCGAGGCTCTGCGCGGCGCCGGGGAGGCGCCGAGCCCGCGCTGTGCGCGCCGCCGAG GTCGCCCCGCCAAATCTCGGGGCCCCCAAAGATGGTGCAAGGTGAACTTCAACTACAGCCCGGAGCAGGCGGACGAGCTGAAGTTGCAAGCTGGGGAGATTGTGGAAGTGATAAAGGAG attGAGGACGGCTGGTGGCTGGGGAAGAAGAACGGGCAGCTGGGAGCCTTCCCATCCAACTTTGTGGAGTTGCTGGACAGTGGGCCCCCAA GCCTCGGGAACCCAGACATGCCTTCAGGCAGCCCCAGTCCCCAGCGGCCTCCCAAG CTAAGCAGCCTGACCTATGACAGCCCTCCAGACTACCTGCAGACAG TCTCCCGCCCTGAGATCTATAGGGTGCTGTTCGACTACCAGCCTGAGGCCCCAGATGAGTTGGCGCTGCGGAGAGGAGACGAGGTGAAAGTACTGAGGAAG ACCACAGAGGATAAGGGCTGGTGGGAAGGAGAGTCTCAAGGCAGAAGAGGAGTCTTTCCAGACAACtttgtgctccccccacccccagtgagtATGGAGCCAGACACTCAG ATCAAGAAGCTGATCCCACGGAAAGTGGCATCTCGGGAGTCAG ctcctctTAAGGAACCAAAAAGGATGATGCCCAAAGCAGCCCTGCCTACAGTCAAGAAGCTGGTGACAGCCCCCACCGGGCCCAGCAAACCCAA GCCATCTTGGATACCCAGTGGAGACAGTCAGAAGCGCCCCTCCCGAGACTCCG GCTCCAGTGGCAGCTTCCTCAGAAGGGGTCCAGGCCACCCTGGTAGAAAGGGACCGAAAACCCAGACTTCCTGGCAGCGCTCTGCCACCAGTCAG gaggaagagcagagcaGCCTGGCAAAGGCCCCTCCTGTGAATAAAACCCCTACTCTGGACAAGACTCCCAGCCCAGAGAAGACTCTGTCTCCGGATAAGGCCCCCACTCCAGAGGAAACCCTGACTCCAGATAAGGTCCCCATCTCAGAGGAGACCCGGATTCTGGAGTTCAAGGGCCCAGCCCCAGAGAACCCCACCCCAGAGGAGAGCCTGACTCTGGACAAGGCTCCCAGCCCACACAGCGTGACTTCTGGGGATGAGGCCCCTGCCCCAGACGTCCCACCTGAGGATGAAGCCCCTGGCCCAAAAATGGCCCTGCCTGGGGATGAGACCCCCACCCTAGAAAAGGTCTTGACCCCTGAGCAGGTGCTCTCTGCAGAAGCCTCCACTAGAGACAACACTCAGCTCCATCACTTCTCTCCGGAGCAAGCCCTGCTGAAGTTCAAGTCTCTTGTGGCCAatgaggctcaatcccaagaGGTCCATATGCCAGAGGAGACTGACCTCTGCATGAGGACATACCCTGTGAATCAGAAGGACAGCTCCCCGTTCCAGTCTGAGTCCAAGCCAGGGTCCGTGCCTGCCCAGGAGGTACCTGGGCAGCATGAGGCTACCCAGAAGGAGGAGGCACCCCCCAAAGAGCAGGAGTCCCCCAAAGAGATAGCCCCTGTTCAAAAGAATCCTCATCCTATCAAGTCGACTCCAGACCCCCAAGAGACTCCCAGCCTACTTTCTCCGGTCCCACAAAATCTCACGGACAGCAAAAGTGACAGAGGCGATATAATGAGGCTACAGGACGAGGTGGAGTCTTTAAAAAGGTCGCTGGAGCGGATGTGGGTGCAGCTGGA GAGGAAGCTGACGGACATCTGGGAGGAGCTGAAGAGCGAGAAGGAGAAGCGCCTGTtgctggag ATGAAGCAGGGGACCCAGGAGTCCCGGACCCGGGGCTCCATCCACGTGCAGACGCAGACGCACTGA
- the SH3D21 gene encoding SH3 domain-containing protein 21 isoform X1 encodes MEVLVLAGYRAQKEDELNLAPGDVVRQVCEGSARGWLRGELRGRCGLFPERSVQEIPEALRGAGEAPSPRCARRRGRPAKSRGPQRWCKVNFNYSPEQADELKLQAGEIVEVIKEIEDGWWLGKKNGQLGAFPSNFVELLDSGPPSLGNPDMPSGSPSPQRPPKLSSLTYDSPPDYLQTVSRPEIYRVLFDYQPEAPDELALRRGDEVKVLRKTTEDKGWWEGESQGRRGVFPDNFVLPPPPVSMEPDTQIKKLIPRKVASRESAPLKEPKRMMPKAALPTVKKLVTAPTGPSKPKPSWIPSGDSQKRPSRDSGSSGSFLRRGPGHPGRKGPKTQTSWQRSATSQEEEQSSLAKAPPVNKTPTLDKTPSPEKTLSPDKAPTPEETLTPDKVPISEETRILEFKGPAPENPTPEESLTLDKAPSPHSVTSGDEAPAPDVPPEDEAPGPKMALPGDETPTLEKVLTPEQVLSAEASTRDNTQLHHFSPEQALLKFKSLVANEAQSQEVHMPEETDLCMRTYPVNQKDSSPFQSESKPGSVPAQEVPGQHEATQKEEAPPKEQESPKEIAPVQKNPHPIKSTPDPQETPSLLSPVPQNLTDSKSDRGDIMRLQDEVESLKRSLERMWVQLERKLTDIWEELKSEKEKRLLLEVQMKQGTQESRTRGSIHVQTQTH; translated from the exons ATGG AGGTGCTGGTCCTGGCCGGATACCGCGCGCAGAAGGAGGACGAACTGAATCTGGCCCCCGGGGACGTGGTCCGGCAGGTGTGCGAGGGGTCCGCACGGGGCTGGCTGCGCGGAGAGCTACGGGGTCGTTGTGGCCTCTTCCCCGAGAGGTCGGTGCAG GAGATCCCCGAGGCTCTGCGCGGCGCCGGGGAGGCGCCGAGCCCGCGCTGTGCGCGCCGCCGAG GTCGCCCCGCCAAATCTCGGGGCCCCCAAAGATGGTGCAAGGTGAACTTCAACTACAGCCCGGAGCAGGCGGACGAGCTGAAGTTGCAAGCTGGGGAGATTGTGGAAGTGATAAAGGAG attGAGGACGGCTGGTGGCTGGGGAAGAAGAACGGGCAGCTGGGAGCCTTCCCATCCAACTTTGTGGAGTTGCTGGACAGTGGGCCCCCAA GCCTCGGGAACCCAGACATGCCTTCAGGCAGCCCCAGTCCCCAGCGGCCTCCCAAG CTAAGCAGCCTGACCTATGACAGCCCTCCAGACTACCTGCAGACAG TCTCCCGCCCTGAGATCTATAGGGTGCTGTTCGACTACCAGCCTGAGGCCCCAGATGAGTTGGCGCTGCGGAGAGGAGACGAGGTGAAAGTACTGAGGAAG ACCACAGAGGATAAGGGCTGGTGGGAAGGAGAGTCTCAAGGCAGAAGAGGAGTCTTTCCAGACAACtttgtgctccccccacccccagtgagtATGGAGCCAGACACTCAG ATCAAGAAGCTGATCCCACGGAAAGTGGCATCTCGGGAGTCAG ctcctctTAAGGAACCAAAAAGGATGATGCCCAAAGCAGCCCTGCCTACAGTCAAGAAGCTGGTGACAGCCCCCACCGGGCCCAGCAAACCCAA GCCATCTTGGATACCCAGTGGAGACAGTCAGAAGCGCCCCTCCCGAGACTCCG GCTCCAGTGGCAGCTTCCTCAGAAGGGGTCCAGGCCACCCTGGTAGAAAGGGACCGAAAACCCAGACTTCCTGGCAGCGCTCTGCCACCAGTCAG gaggaagagcagagcaGCCTGGCAAAGGCCCCTCCTGTGAATAAAACCCCTACTCTGGACAAGACTCCCAGCCCAGAGAAGACTCTGTCTCCGGATAAGGCCCCCACTCCAGAGGAAACCCTGACTCCAGATAAGGTCCCCATCTCAGAGGAGACCCGGATTCTGGAGTTCAAGGGCCCAGCCCCAGAGAACCCCACCCCAGAGGAGAGCCTGACTCTGGACAAGGCTCCCAGCCCACACAGCGTGACTTCTGGGGATGAGGCCCCTGCCCCAGACGTCCCACCTGAGGATGAAGCCCCTGGCCCAAAAATGGCCCTGCCTGGGGATGAGACCCCCACCCTAGAAAAGGTCTTGACCCCTGAGCAGGTGCTCTCTGCAGAAGCCTCCACTAGAGACAACACTCAGCTCCATCACTTCTCTCCGGAGCAAGCCCTGCTGAAGTTCAAGTCTCTTGTGGCCAatgaggctcaatcccaagaGGTCCATATGCCAGAGGAGACTGACCTCTGCATGAGGACATACCCTGTGAATCAGAAGGACAGCTCCCCGTTCCAGTCTGAGTCCAAGCCAGGGTCCGTGCCTGCCCAGGAGGTACCTGGGCAGCATGAGGCTACCCAGAAGGAGGAGGCACCCCCCAAAGAGCAGGAGTCCCCCAAAGAGATAGCCCCTGTTCAAAAGAATCCTCATCCTATCAAGTCGACTCCAGACCCCCAAGAGACTCCCAGCCTACTTTCTCCGGTCCCACAAAATCTCACGGACAGCAAAAGTGACAGAGGCGATATAATGAGGCTACAGGACGAGGTGGAGTCTTTAAAAAGGTCGCTGGAGCGGATGTGGGTGCAGCTGGA GAGGAAGCTGACGGACATCTGGGAGGAGCTGAAGAGCGAGAAGGAGAAGCGCCTGTtgctggag GTGCAGATGAAGCAGGGGACCCAGGAGTCCCGGACCCGGGGCTCCATCCACGTGCAGACGCAGACGCACTGA
- the SH3D21 gene encoding SH3 domain-containing protein 21 isoform X4, which produces MEVLVLAGYRAQKEDELNLAPGDVVRQVCEGSARGWLRGELRGRCGLFPERSVQEIPEALRGAGEAPSPRCARRRGRPAKSRGPQRWCKVNFNYSPEQADELKLQAGEIVEVIKEIEDGWWLGKKNGQLGAFPSNFVELLDSGPPSLGNPDMPSGSPSPQRPPKLSSLTYDSPPDYLQTVSRPEIYRVLFDYQPEAPDELALRRGDEVKVLRKTTEDKGWWEGESQGRRGVFPDNFVLPPPPIKKLIPRKVASRESAPLKEPKRMMPKAALPTVKKLVTAPTGPSKPKPSWIPSGDSQKRPSRDSGSSGSFLRRGPGHPGRKGPKTQTSWQRSATSQEEEQSSLAKAPPVNKTPTLDKTPSPEKTLSPDKAPTPEETLTPDKVPISEETRILEFKGPAPENPTPEESLTLDKAPSPHSVTSGDEAPAPDVPPEDEAPGPKMALPGDETPTLEKVLTPEQVLSAEASTRDNTQLHHFSPEQALLKFKSLVANEAQSQEVHMPEETDLCMRTYPVNQKDSSPFQSESKPGSVPAQEVPGQHEATQKEEAPPKEQESPKEIAPVQKNPHPIKSTPDPQETPSLLSPVPQNLTDSKSDRGDIMRLQDEVESLKRSLERMWVQLERKLTDIWEELKSEKEKRLLLEVQMKQGTQESRTRGSIHVQTQTH; this is translated from the exons ATGG AGGTGCTGGTCCTGGCCGGATACCGCGCGCAGAAGGAGGACGAACTGAATCTGGCCCCCGGGGACGTGGTCCGGCAGGTGTGCGAGGGGTCCGCACGGGGCTGGCTGCGCGGAGAGCTACGGGGTCGTTGTGGCCTCTTCCCCGAGAGGTCGGTGCAG GAGATCCCCGAGGCTCTGCGCGGCGCCGGGGAGGCGCCGAGCCCGCGCTGTGCGCGCCGCCGAG GTCGCCCCGCCAAATCTCGGGGCCCCCAAAGATGGTGCAAGGTGAACTTCAACTACAGCCCGGAGCAGGCGGACGAGCTGAAGTTGCAAGCTGGGGAGATTGTGGAAGTGATAAAGGAG attGAGGACGGCTGGTGGCTGGGGAAGAAGAACGGGCAGCTGGGAGCCTTCCCATCCAACTTTGTGGAGTTGCTGGACAGTGGGCCCCCAA GCCTCGGGAACCCAGACATGCCTTCAGGCAGCCCCAGTCCCCAGCGGCCTCCCAAG CTAAGCAGCCTGACCTATGACAGCCCTCCAGACTACCTGCAGACAG TCTCCCGCCCTGAGATCTATAGGGTGCTGTTCGACTACCAGCCTGAGGCCCCAGATGAGTTGGCGCTGCGGAGAGGAGACGAGGTGAAAGTACTGAGGAAG ACCACAGAGGATAAGGGCTGGTGGGAAGGAGAGTCTCAAGGCAGAAGAGGAGTCTTTCCAGACAACtttgtgctccccccaccccca ATCAAGAAGCTGATCCCACGGAAAGTGGCATCTCGGGAGTCAG ctcctctTAAGGAACCAAAAAGGATGATGCCCAAAGCAGCCCTGCCTACAGTCAAGAAGCTGGTGACAGCCCCCACCGGGCCCAGCAAACCCAA GCCATCTTGGATACCCAGTGGAGACAGTCAGAAGCGCCCCTCCCGAGACTCCG GCTCCAGTGGCAGCTTCCTCAGAAGGGGTCCAGGCCACCCTGGTAGAAAGGGACCGAAAACCCAGACTTCCTGGCAGCGCTCTGCCACCAGTCAG gaggaagagcagagcaGCCTGGCAAAGGCCCCTCCTGTGAATAAAACCCCTACTCTGGACAAGACTCCCAGCCCAGAGAAGACTCTGTCTCCGGATAAGGCCCCCACTCCAGAGGAAACCCTGACTCCAGATAAGGTCCCCATCTCAGAGGAGACCCGGATTCTGGAGTTCAAGGGCCCAGCCCCAGAGAACCCCACCCCAGAGGAGAGCCTGACTCTGGACAAGGCTCCCAGCCCACACAGCGTGACTTCTGGGGATGAGGCCCCTGCCCCAGACGTCCCACCTGAGGATGAAGCCCCTGGCCCAAAAATGGCCCTGCCTGGGGATGAGACCCCCACCCTAGAAAAGGTCTTGACCCCTGAGCAGGTGCTCTCTGCAGAAGCCTCCACTAGAGACAACACTCAGCTCCATCACTTCTCTCCGGAGCAAGCCCTGCTGAAGTTCAAGTCTCTTGTGGCCAatgaggctcaatcccaagaGGTCCATATGCCAGAGGAGACTGACCTCTGCATGAGGACATACCCTGTGAATCAGAAGGACAGCTCCCCGTTCCAGTCTGAGTCCAAGCCAGGGTCCGTGCCTGCCCAGGAGGTACCTGGGCAGCATGAGGCTACCCAGAAGGAGGAGGCACCCCCCAAAGAGCAGGAGTCCCCCAAAGAGATAGCCCCTGTTCAAAAGAATCCTCATCCTATCAAGTCGACTCCAGACCCCCAAGAGACTCCCAGCCTACTTTCTCCGGTCCCACAAAATCTCACGGACAGCAAAAGTGACAGAGGCGATATAATGAGGCTACAGGACGAGGTGGAGTCTTTAAAAAGGTCGCTGGAGCGGATGTGGGTGCAGCTGGA GAGGAAGCTGACGGACATCTGGGAGGAGCTGAAGAGCGAGAAGGAGAAGCGCCTGTtgctggag GTGCAGATGAAGCAGGGGACCCAGGAGTCCCGGACCCGGGGCTCCATCCACGTGCAGACGCAGACGCACTGA
- the SH3D21 gene encoding SH3 domain-containing protein 21 isoform X2 — MEVLVLAGYRAQKEDELNLAPGDVVRQVCEGSARGWLRGELRGRCGLFPERSVQVRPGRRSGGGGSQCAPSGTESPHVPMPSSPGDPRGSARRRGGAEPALCAPPRSPRQISGPPKMVQGELQLQPGAGGRAEVASWGDCGSDKGGLGNPDMPSGSPSPQRPPKLSSLTYDSPPDYLQTVSRPEIYRVLFDYQPEAPDELALRRGDEVKVLRKTTEDKGWWEGESQGRRGVFPDNFVLPPPPVSMEPDTQIKKLIPRKVASRESAPLKEPKRMMPKAALPTVKKLVTAPTGPSKPKPSWIPSGDSQKRPSRDSGSSGSFLRRGPGHPGRKGPKTQTSWQRSATSQEEEQSSLAKAPPVNKTPTLDKTPSPEKTLSPDKAPTPEETLTPDKVPISEETRILEFKGPAPENPTPEESLTLDKAPSPHSVTSGDEAPAPDVPPEDEAPGPKMALPGDETPTLEKVLTPEQVLSAEASTRDNTQLHHFSPEQALLKFKSLVANEAQSQEVHMPEETDLCMRTYPVNQKDSSPFQSESKPGSVPAQEVPGQHEATQKEEAPPKEQESPKEIAPVQKNPHPIKSTPDPQETPSLLSPVPQNLTDSKSDRGDIMRLQDEVESLKRSLERMWVQLERKLTDIWEELKSEKEKRLLLEVQMKQGTQESRTRGSIHVQTQTH, encoded by the exons ATGG AGGTGCTGGTCCTGGCCGGATACCGCGCGCAGAAGGAGGACGAACTGAATCTGGCCCCCGGGGACGTGGTCCGGCAGGTGTGCGAGGGGTCCGCACGGGGCTGGCTGCGCGGAGAGCTACGGGGTCGTTGTGGCCTCTTCCCCGAGAGGTCGGTGCAGGTGAGGCCGGGCCGCAGGTCGGGTGGAGGAGGGTCTCAGTGCGCGCCCTCAGGAACTGAGAGCCCCCACGTCCCCATGCCCTCATCTCCAGGAGATCCCCGAGGCTCTGCGCGGCGCCGGGGAGGCGCCGAGCCCGCGCTGTGCGCGCCGCCGAG GTCGCCCCGCCAAATCTCGGGGCCCCCAAAGATGGTGCAAGGTGAACTTCAACTACAGCCCGGAGCAGGCGGACGAGCTGAAGTTGCAAGCTGGGGAGATTGTGGAAGTGATAAAGGAG GCCTCGGGAACCCAGACATGCCTTCAGGCAGCCCCAGTCCCCAGCGGCCTCCCAAG CTAAGCAGCCTGACCTATGACAGCCCTCCAGACTACCTGCAGACAG TCTCCCGCCCTGAGATCTATAGGGTGCTGTTCGACTACCAGCCTGAGGCCCCAGATGAGTTGGCGCTGCGGAGAGGAGACGAGGTGAAAGTACTGAGGAAG ACCACAGAGGATAAGGGCTGGTGGGAAGGAGAGTCTCAAGGCAGAAGAGGAGTCTTTCCAGACAACtttgtgctccccccacccccagtgagtATGGAGCCAGACACTCAG ATCAAGAAGCTGATCCCACGGAAAGTGGCATCTCGGGAGTCAG ctcctctTAAGGAACCAAAAAGGATGATGCCCAAAGCAGCCCTGCCTACAGTCAAGAAGCTGGTGACAGCCCCCACCGGGCCCAGCAAACCCAA GCCATCTTGGATACCCAGTGGAGACAGTCAGAAGCGCCCCTCCCGAGACTCCG GCTCCAGTGGCAGCTTCCTCAGAAGGGGTCCAGGCCACCCTGGTAGAAAGGGACCGAAAACCCAGACTTCCTGGCAGCGCTCTGCCACCAGTCAG gaggaagagcagagcaGCCTGGCAAAGGCCCCTCCTGTGAATAAAACCCCTACTCTGGACAAGACTCCCAGCCCAGAGAAGACTCTGTCTCCGGATAAGGCCCCCACTCCAGAGGAAACCCTGACTCCAGATAAGGTCCCCATCTCAGAGGAGACCCGGATTCTGGAGTTCAAGGGCCCAGCCCCAGAGAACCCCACCCCAGAGGAGAGCCTGACTCTGGACAAGGCTCCCAGCCCACACAGCGTGACTTCTGGGGATGAGGCCCCTGCCCCAGACGTCCCACCTGAGGATGAAGCCCCTGGCCCAAAAATGGCCCTGCCTGGGGATGAGACCCCCACCCTAGAAAAGGTCTTGACCCCTGAGCAGGTGCTCTCTGCAGAAGCCTCCACTAGAGACAACACTCAGCTCCATCACTTCTCTCCGGAGCAAGCCCTGCTGAAGTTCAAGTCTCTTGTGGCCAatgaggctcaatcccaagaGGTCCATATGCCAGAGGAGACTGACCTCTGCATGAGGACATACCCTGTGAATCAGAAGGACAGCTCCCCGTTCCAGTCTGAGTCCAAGCCAGGGTCCGTGCCTGCCCAGGAGGTACCTGGGCAGCATGAGGCTACCCAGAAGGAGGAGGCACCCCCCAAAGAGCAGGAGTCCCCCAAAGAGATAGCCCCTGTTCAAAAGAATCCTCATCCTATCAAGTCGACTCCAGACCCCCAAGAGACTCCCAGCCTACTTTCTCCGGTCCCACAAAATCTCACGGACAGCAAAAGTGACAGAGGCGATATAATGAGGCTACAGGACGAGGTGGAGTCTTTAAAAAGGTCGCTGGAGCGGATGTGGGTGCAGCTGGA GAGGAAGCTGACGGACATCTGGGAGGAGCTGAAGAGCGAGAAGGAGAAGCGCCTGTtgctggag GTGCAGATGAAGCAGGGGACCCAGGAGTCCCGGACCCGGGGCTCCATCCACGTGCAGACGCAGACGCACTGA